Proteins encoded within one genomic window of Rubripirellula tenax:
- a CDS encoding AAA family ATPase, producing MNDVDETRLIGMLRRVIRDCGKLYQQCGKWMVRRYPTMIEGRVEDFPALMDDLHRGLLVKVYVTIVRADDRWTGPEKKVAAAMIEHLWGQQFHGSQLREAATGLFQQADQLSWEALVAPFVRYAPLADSKAQVETIVMRLANLVAKCDGQTMPEESIALHTLQREIDAALRPADPASTLAKLSSPIGTNSSHSGASAHAYQQAQATSPGDTAATPAIDRDERLRAAMCELELLVGLGNVKTRVKSFTNFLKLQQQRRGKGLSTMPISLHMTFVGNPGTGKTTVARIVGQILGALGTLPTGHVVETDRSGLVAEYAGQTATKTNKLCDSAIGGVLFIDEAYSLIDASGDDAYGREAIQTLLKRMEDDRDKFAVILAGYGDEMATMIRSNPGLSSRINTTIEFDDYTPAEMGRIFEAMSVSNDYALPAAARHRLLVGLNQLFTQRDRHFGNGRLVRNAFEDSVRRLADRIADVTELSDDLLTTLTAGDISVPGLTPAKLDTIVAATHELRMECEGCERRIRVRPESLGARVRCGKCDFIQTASWAEIES from the coding sequence ATGAACGACGTTGACGAAACTCGCTTGATCGGAATGCTGCGCCGGGTGATTCGCGACTGCGGAAAACTTTACCAGCAGTGCGGGAAATGGATGGTCCGCCGCTATCCGACGATGATCGAAGGCCGCGTCGAAGACTTTCCCGCCTTGATGGACGATCTGCATCGCGGATTGCTGGTCAAGGTCTACGTCACGATCGTCCGCGCCGACGATCGGTGGACGGGGCCCGAAAAGAAAGTCGCCGCGGCGATGATCGAGCACTTGTGGGGCCAACAATTCCACGGCAGCCAGCTTCGCGAAGCCGCCACCGGTTTGTTCCAGCAAGCCGATCAATTGTCGTGGGAAGCCCTGGTGGCACCGTTCGTCCGCTACGCGCCACTGGCCGACAGCAAGGCGCAAGTCGAAACGATCGTGATGCGGTTGGCCAACCTGGTCGCCAAATGCGACGGGCAAACGATGCCCGAAGAATCCATCGCCCTGCACACTCTGCAACGCGAAATCGACGCCGCACTGCGACCGGCCGACCCGGCATCGACACTGGCCAAATTATCTTCGCCGATCGGCACGAACTCGTCTCACTCGGGTGCTTCGGCTCACGCCTACCAGCAAGCGCAGGCGACCTCTCCGGGCGATACCGCGGCGACGCCGGCGATTGATCGCGACGAACGTTTGCGAGCGGCGATGTGCGAATTGGAATTGCTGGTTGGATTGGGTAACGTGAAGACGCGAGTGAAGAGCTTCACGAATTTCCTGAAACTGCAACAGCAACGTCGCGGCAAGGGACTGTCGACGATGCCCATCAGTTTGCACATGACGTTCGTCGGCAATCCGGGTACCGGCAAGACAACCGTGGCGCGAATCGTCGGCCAAATTTTGGGAGCCTTGGGCACGTTGCCGACCGGCCACGTTGTCGAAACGGATCGCAGCGGATTGGTTGCCGAGTACGCCGGACAGACGGCGACGAAAACCAACAAGCTTTGTGACTCGGCGATCGGTGGCGTGCTGTTCATCGACGAAGCGTACAGTTTGATAGACGCATCCGGTGATGACGCGTACGGCCGCGAGGCGATCCAAACGTTGCTCAAACGGATGGAAGACGACCGAGACAAGTTTGCGGTCATCCTGGCCGGATACGGTGACGAAATGGCAACGATGATTCGTTCCAACCCGGGACTTTCGTCTCGTATCAACACCACGATCGAATTCGACGATTACACGCCCGCCGAAATGGGAAGGATCTTCGAGGCAATGTCGGTGTCCAACGACTACGCGCTTCCCGCCGCCGCCCGGCATCGGTTGCTGGTCGGACTGAACCAACTGTTTACCCAGCGCGATCGGCATTTCGGCAACGGCCGATTGGTCCGCAACGCGTTCGAGGACAGCGTCCGGCGACTGGCCGATCGCATCGCTGACGTGACGGAATTGTCGGACGATTTGCTGACGACGCTGACGGCCGGCGACATAAGTGTGCCCGGGCTGACCCCGGCAAAGTTAGACACGATCGTCGCGGCGACTCATGAATTGAGGATGGAATGCGAAGGCTGTGAACGCCGCATCCGCGTCAGACCCGAATCACTCGGCGCACGAGTCCGCTGCGGCAAATGCGACTTCATCCAAACCGCATCGTGGGCCGAAATCGAATCGTAG
- a CDS encoding integron integrase, with product MSVAQFEREILGDRLGENDQAWFPRWLRRYAMSFRNGLEDDLVVNLGSVLKFSRSLLASGAPAWQRWQAVRAIEFYRTSVLGCSEPDLSQVIATLARLGCQERNLPLEAPPTEEELGKLRGNLNRSEPIFIQTMRGEMRVLHYAAATEKAYVRWVKRFSGFVGSVELEQFGDRDIGAFLTHMAVEGNVSASTQTQAQSGLLFFYQCVLGKQLGFLNAVRAKKSDSIPVWFSRSEIEQLLVHFVGVHRLMFLLIYGAGLRHKECRRLRIKDVCFDEGHLVIRDGKGEKDRITFLPERAVEDLKRQIEYAHRMHRIDVDAGYTQVYLPYALARKYPNAGQEVGWKWVFPSRQRNLDKRSGQTWRHHIAEEQFANAFKAALKMSGIVKNGVPHSLRHSFATHLVEAGTDITTVQKLMGHKDIQTTMDYIHISQKFGVDLKSPMDTLG from the coding sequence ATGTCAGTGGCTCAGTTCGAACGGGAAATTCTGGGTGATCGCCTGGGCGAAAATGACCAAGCTTGGTTCCCCCGATGGCTACGCCGATATGCAATGAGCTTTCGCAACGGATTGGAAGACGATCTTGTCGTTAATTTGGGCTCGGTGCTGAAGTTTTCCCGGAGTTTGTTGGCCAGCGGCGCCCCGGCTTGGCAGCGTTGGCAGGCGGTACGGGCGATCGAATTCTATCGAACCTCGGTGCTGGGTTGCTCCGAACCGGATCTCTCGCAAGTGATCGCAACGCTTGCACGATTAGGATGCCAGGAGCGGAACCTGCCTTTGGAGGCCCCGCCCACTGAAGAGGAATTGGGCAAGTTGCGTGGCAATTTGAATCGCAGCGAACCGATTTTTATCCAAACGATGCGGGGGGAGATGCGAGTGTTGCACTACGCGGCAGCGACGGAAAAAGCGTACGTGCGTTGGGTAAAACGTTTCTCGGGGTTTGTCGGCTCCGTTGAGCTGGAGCAATTCGGGGACCGAGACATCGGTGCCTTCCTGACCCACATGGCAGTGGAGGGTAACGTGTCGGCGAGCACCCAAACCCAAGCCCAATCGGGCCTGCTGTTTTTCTATCAATGCGTGCTCGGCAAGCAGCTTGGATTTCTCAATGCGGTCCGCGCCAAAAAAAGCGACTCGATCCCGGTTTGGTTTAGCCGATCGGAGATCGAACAGTTGTTGGTTCATTTCGTTGGAGTACACCGGCTGATGTTCTTGCTGATTTACGGCGCCGGCCTGCGACACAAAGAGTGCCGTCGTTTGCGGATCAAGGACGTCTGTTTCGATGAAGGTCACTTGGTGATCCGTGATGGCAAGGGTGAGAAGGATCGGATTACGTTCTTGCCGGAGCGTGCGGTGGAGGATTTGAAACGTCAAATTGAATATGCCCATCGGATGCACCGAATTGATGTCGATGCCGGTTACACGCAGGTCTATTTGCCGTACGCGCTAGCGAGGAAGTACCCCAACGCGGGCCAAGAAGTGGGTTGGAAGTGGGTGTTTCCGTCACGGCAGCGAAATCTAGACAAACGGAGCGGACAGACATGGCGTCACCATATTGCTGAGGAGCAGTTTGCCAATGCGTTTAAGGCGGCATTGAAAATGTCTGGGATCGTAAAGAACGGTGTTCCGCACAGTCTGCGACACAGTTTCGCTACTCACCTCGTCGAAGCGGGAACGGATATCACGACGGTTCAAAAACTGATGGGGCACAAAGACATTCAAACGACCATGGACTACATCCATATCAGTCAGAAGTTCGGTGTTGACCTCAAGAGCCCGATGGACACGCTTGGGTAG
- a CDS encoding penicillin-binding protein activator LpoB — MAGSGCAGRQYGHILANNDKDMVGSHAAGAATWNPLVDEAVAKLLSRCPPTIQTVGFNTIDGVPGGASPDGVIGSALAAGPATVCFIGIENKSAEEIGDFKDQIYEQIDSQINTAETFRGISRRMVDAALIETRLRPDSLFLPENRHVFAATLGRQGTPVDYLLYATITSGTTDRNKSSQRDYTLTLEMVNLHTGDFTKESAKLRKGYSKTRAGKWWNWGPFDQADG; from the coding sequence ATGGCGGGCTCGGGATGCGCCGGGCGACAATATGGCCACATTTTGGCCAATAACGACAAAGACATGGTCGGCAGCCACGCCGCCGGTGCGGCGACATGGAACCCGTTGGTCGACGAAGCGGTCGCGAAACTGCTCTCACGATGCCCTCCGACCATCCAAACGGTCGGTTTCAACACCATCGACGGGGTCCCCGGCGGCGCATCCCCCGATGGAGTAATCGGTTCGGCCCTGGCCGCCGGCCCGGCAACGGTGTGCTTCATTGGCATCGAAAACAAGAGCGCCGAGGAAATCGGCGACTTCAAAGACCAGATTTACGAGCAGATCGACAGCCAAATCAACACGGCGGAAACTTTTCGCGGAATCAGCCGCCGAATGGTCGATGCGGCCTTGATCGAGACTCGTTTGCGGCCGGATTCCCTATTTTTGCCCGAAAACCGCCACGTCTTTGCGGCCACGCTGGGCCGCCAAGGCACGCCAGTAGACTATCTGCTTTACGCCACGATCACGTCGGGAACGACCGATCGCAACAAGAGCAGCCAGCGGGATTACACGCTGACGCTGGAAATGGTGAATCTGCATACCGGCGATTTCACCAAAGAATCGGCGAAGCTGCGAAAGGGCTACTCGAAGACCCGCGCCGGCAAGTGGTGGAATTGGGGACCGTTTGACCAGGCCGATGGCTAG
- the glgX gene encoding glycogen debranching protein GlgX — protein MTSILPGKTYPLGASLTPAGCNFSVHSKSCHSMELLLFDDVDDAAPARVIPLDPKRHRTFHYWHVEVADVRVGQVYAFRAHGPYLPEHGLRFDGQKLLLDPYGRAVGVPEAFDRQAGSCAGDNTPFAMKSVVADLSTYDWEGDLPLYRPFNKTIIYEMHVGGFTKHPSSGVEPSKRGTYLGLIEKIPYLKELGVTAIELLPTFQFDPQEAPPGLTNYWGYNPVSFFAPHIGYGTTNDPLKVLDEFRDMVKAFHRADIEVLLDVVYNHTAEGDASGPTFCFKGFENSAYYILDKNPLAGHDRSRYANFSGCGNTLNGNHAIVRRMILSSLRYWVEEMHVDGFRFDLASVLSRDTNGQPQADPPILWDIETDPVLSGTKLIAEAWDAAGLYQVGNFFGDHWKEWNGHFRDDVRSFVKGDEGHAGTFTKRFLASPDIYGHRNREPEQSINFVTSHDGFTMNDLVTYSQKYNDANNEGNRDGHNENLSWNCGIEGPTKDATVERLRIKQIKNFFSINVLAFGVPMLLMGDEVRRTQNGNNNAYCQDNETNWFDWSLLEKNAEVHRFVKTLIEYRNRLPERTDPDASLNEVISRSRVRWHGTQLDRPDWGNSSRSVAFTIETNEKWFHLIFNKYWEAIEFELPSPPDGFQGWQRIIDTDRPSPDDIGEGRPIKHASKCAVSDRSTVLLTSTKLDTQSR, from the coding sequence ATGACTTCGATCCTACCTGGCAAGACCTATCCGCTTGGCGCATCCCTGACACCGGCCGGATGCAATTTTAGCGTCCACTCGAAAAGCTGCCATTCGATGGAGTTGCTGTTGTTCGACGATGTCGACGACGCCGCGCCCGCCCGCGTGATTCCGTTGGATCCCAAGCGGCATCGCACGTTTCACTATTGGCACGTGGAAGTCGCCGACGTCCGCGTCGGCCAGGTGTATGCCTTTCGAGCTCACGGGCCGTACTTGCCCGAACATGGATTGCGATTTGATGGCCAGAAGCTGTTGCTCGATCCCTACGGTCGCGCCGTCGGCGTCCCCGAAGCGTTCGACCGCCAAGCTGGATCCTGCGCCGGTGATAATACTCCGTTCGCGATGAAGAGCGTCGTGGCCGACCTGTCGACGTACGACTGGGAAGGCGACTTGCCGCTCTATCGTCCCTTCAACAAGACGATCATTTACGAAATGCATGTGGGTGGTTTCACCAAGCACCCTTCGTCGGGCGTCGAACCATCGAAGCGGGGAACGTACCTGGGTTTGATCGAGAAGATTCCGTACCTGAAAGAACTGGGCGTGACGGCGATCGAACTGTTGCCGACGTTTCAATTTGATCCCCAAGAAGCCCCGCCCGGTTTGACCAACTACTGGGGATACAATCCCGTATCGTTCTTTGCGCCGCACATTGGCTACGGCACCACCAACGACCCTTTGAAAGTCCTTGACGAGTTTCGGGACATGGTCAAGGCGTTTCACCGCGCCGACATCGAAGTCCTGTTGGATGTCGTGTACAACCACACCGCCGAAGGCGATGCATCCGGACCTACGTTCTGTTTTAAGGGTTTTGAAAACTCGGCGTACTACATCTTGGACAAGAATCCCTTGGCCGGGCACGACCGCAGTCGCTATGCCAACTTCAGCGGTTGTGGCAATACACTCAACGGGAACCATGCGATCGTGCGACGAATGATCCTTAGCAGTCTTCGCTATTGGGTCGAAGAAATGCACGTCGATGGATTTCGATTCGATCTCGCTTCGGTCCTCTCACGCGATACCAACGGCCAGCCACAAGCCGACCCGCCGATCTTGTGGGACATCGAAACCGATCCGGTGCTGAGCGGTACAAAATTGATTGCGGAAGCCTGGGATGCCGCGGGGCTTTATCAAGTAGGTAATTTCTTTGGCGACCACTGGAAGGAATGGAACGGGCATTTTCGCGACGATGTTCGTTCGTTCGTCAAAGGAGACGAAGGCCATGCCGGAACGTTCACGAAACGGTTCCTTGCCAGCCCCGACATTTACGGGCACCGCAATCGCGAGCCGGAACAGAGTATCAATTTTGTGACCTCGCATGACGGGTTCACGATGAACGACTTGGTTACCTACAGCCAGAAGTACAACGACGCCAACAACGAAGGCAACCGTGACGGGCACAACGAAAACTTGAGTTGGAACTGTGGCATCGAAGGCCCGACCAAAGACGCCACGGTCGAACGGCTTCGAATCAAACAGATCAAGAACTTCTTCTCCATCAACGTCCTGGCTTTCGGAGTCCCAATGTTATTGATGGGCGACGAAGTGCGACGAACCCAGAACGGCAACAACAACGCCTACTGCCAAGACAACGAAACGAATTGGTTTGACTGGTCGTTGTTAGAAAAGAACGCGGAAGTACACCGATTCGTCAAAACGTTGATCGAGTATCGAAACCGTTTGCCCGAACGGACAGATCCCGATGCCAGCCTGAACGAAGTGATCTCGCGTTCGCGAGTCCGGTGGCACGGCACGCAATTGGATCGACCGGATTGGGGCAACTCATCACGCAGCGTCGCATTCACGATCGAAACCAACGAAAAGTGGTTTCACTTGATCTTCAACAAGTATTGGGAAGCGATCGAATTTGAATTGCCATCGCCGCCAGACGGTTTCCAGGGTTGGCAACGCATCATCGATACCGATCGCCCATCACCCGACGACATCGGCGAGGGCCGACCGATCAAGCACGCAAGCAAATGCGCCGTCTCCGATCGATCAACGGTCTTGTTGACGTCGACGAAACTTGACACCCAATCTCGCTAG
- a CDS encoding COG3014 family protein has product MARSSDNFAGLSILLAKLTFFFAIAGLTGCARSVHSIDHARSAFSSGDLSAADQTLTPLAEKRGGKAVTASLDLAMVELASGDVRAAERRLRGLRDKFDGASKSSVVGNAVSMVTDDRARTYHPAGYEEVMIRTMLSLCSLAGDGTDAESYALQATTKQAALLQEAESRGVLGAGEAYQTLALAPYLRGVLREATHHDFDDAAHAYRLVSEARPQFIPAGEDIARADGGAHSQPGHGVLYVIACVGRGPVLEETTAPTTSTALSIASSVLNAETNEKDTPEGKRVDGPVLPNIASVKIPTVVIPPSPVAAIAVRTGGQLLGATQTLTDVGELATRQNEAEMPWTIARAVVRRVTKETTVAKLGDTLGLDGSAGSLFHFAAASAWAGSEKADTRCWGLLPREIQVFRSELPVGRHTVSLQSVGFGGQGIGPPSNESVDIVDGRNTYRIVVAPAERVFVASGQ; this is encoded by the coding sequence ATGGCTAGGTCGTCGGATAACTTTGCCGGTTTGAGCATCTTGCTGGCAAAGCTAACGTTTTTTTTCGCCATCGCGGGCCTGACCGGCTGTGCTCGGTCGGTGCATTCGATCGACCACGCGCGATCGGCGTTTTCCAGCGGCGATCTTTCGGCGGCCGACCAGACACTTACGCCGCTCGCAGAAAAGCGAGGCGGGAAGGCCGTCACGGCTTCGCTGGATTTGGCAATGGTCGAACTGGCAAGCGGCGATGTTCGCGCGGCCGAGCGTCGTTTGCGGGGACTGCGCGACAAATTCGACGGGGCGTCGAAGTCCAGCGTTGTCGGCAACGCGGTGTCGATGGTGACCGATGACCGCGCCCGCACGTACCATCCGGCGGGATACGAAGAGGTCATGATTCGCACGATGTTGTCGCTGTGCTCGCTAGCCGGCGACGGCACCGACGCGGAAAGCTACGCCCTGCAGGCGACCACGAAGCAGGCGGCACTGTTGCAGGAGGCCGAGTCGCGAGGCGTGCTGGGCGCCGGTGAGGCCTATCAAACGCTGGCCCTTGCGCCGTACTTGCGAGGCGTTCTGCGCGAGGCGACTCACCACGATTTTGACGACGCGGCCCATGCGTACCGATTGGTCAGCGAGGCGCGACCCCAATTCATTCCCGCCGGCGAAGACATCGCTCGGGCCGACGGCGGCGCGCACAGCCAACCCGGTCACGGCGTTCTGTACGTGATCGCCTGCGTCGGACGCGGCCCCGTGTTGGAAGAAACCACCGCGCCGACGACTTCGACGGCTCTATCGATCGCATCGTCCGTGCTGAACGCAGAAACCAATGAGAAAGACACGCCCGAAGGCAAGCGTGTCGACGGTCCGGTGCTGCCCAATATAGCGTCGGTCAAAATTCCCACCGTCGTGATCCCGCCTTCGCCCGTCGCGGCGATCGCGGTTCGCACGGGCGGACAGTTGCTGGGTGCGACCCAGACGCTGACGGACGTGGGCGAGCTGGCGACTCGCCAAAACGAAGCCGAGATGCCTTGGACGATCGCTCGGGCGGTCGTGCGGCGTGTGACCAAGGAAACCACCGTCGCGAAACTGGGCGACACGTTGGGCTTGGACGGATCGGCCGGATCGTTGTTCCATTTCGCCGCGGCGTCGGCATGGGCGGGATCCGAAAAAGCCGACACACGATGCTGGGGGCTGTTGCCCCGAGAAATCCAGGTCTTTCGCAGCGAGCTGCCCGTCGGCCGCCACACCGTGTCGTTACAGTCCGTCGGGTTCGGCGGACAAGGCATCGGCCCGCCGTCCAACGAATCGGTGGACATCGTCGACGGACGCAACACGTATCGCATCGTCGTCGCCCCCGCCGAACGAGTCTTTGTCGCCTCAGGCCAGTAG
- a CDS encoding outer membrane protein assembly factor BamB family protein: MLRILSAIAAVALVWTPSLLFADHEVMLQGNNRLVIVGADGNITWEMRWGGIHDLHVLDNGNILTRQGPTNVVEINPTTKAMEWSYDSATQGGNEGKRIEVHAFERLDNGNTMIAESGAARIIEVDDDGKIVKEIPLTVDHPDPHTDTRLVRSTDAGTYLVTHESDGKVREYDRETGKIVWEYEVPLFGREPAKGHGPEGYGNRLFSALRLPNGNTLIGTGNGHGVIEVTPDKEVVWQIQQDDLADIRLAWVTTIEVLPDGNYVIGNCHAGKGQPLLVEVNPKTKEVVWTFDRFDDFGNAVSNSVLMDTVGESLR; the protein is encoded by the coding sequence ATGCTTCGAATACTGTCCGCAATTGCCGCCGTCGCCCTGGTCTGGACGCCTTCGCTTCTGTTCGCCGATCATGAAGTGATGCTGCAAGGCAACAATCGGTTGGTCATCGTCGGCGCCGACGGCAATATCACTTGGGAAATGCGGTGGGGCGGAATCCATGATTTGCACGTGCTCGACAACGGCAACATCCTGACGCGTCAGGGCCCCACCAATGTGGTCGAAATCAACCCAACGACCAAAGCAATGGAATGGTCGTACGATTCGGCCACTCAGGGCGGCAACGAAGGCAAACGCATCGAAGTCCACGCCTTCGAACGATTGGACAACGGCAACACCATGATCGCCGAATCGGGTGCTGCGCGAATCATCGAAGTCGACGACGACGGAAAGATTGTCAAAGAGATTCCGTTGACCGTCGACCATCCGGATCCGCACACCGACACGCGACTGGTTCGATCGACGGACGCAGGCACGTATTTGGTGACGCACGAATCGGACGGCAAGGTCCGCGAATATGACCGTGAAACGGGCAAGATTGTTTGGGAATACGAAGTCCCGCTTTTCGGTCGTGAACCGGCCAAAGGTCATGGCCCCGAAGGATACGGCAACCGACTTTTCTCGGCACTGCGATTGCCGAACGGAAACACCTTGATCGGAACGGGGAACGGGCACGGAGTGATCGAGGTGACGCCCGACAAAGAAGTTGTTTGGCAAATTCAACAAGACGATTTGGCAGACATCCGACTGGCTTGGGTCACGACCATCGAAGTGCTGCCAGACGGAAACTATGTGATCGGAAATTGCCACGCCGGTAAGGGGCAACCGTTGCTGGTGGAAGTGAATCCGAAAACCAAGGAAGTGGTTTGGACGTTTGATCGCTTCGACGACTTCGGGAATGCGGTATCGAATTCGGTGCTGATGGATACGGTGGGAGAGTCGTTGCGGTAG
- a CDS encoding tRNA (adenine(22)-N(1))-methyltransferase: MTETLPRLDQRLKAVASQIRCRVHADIGSDHAHLIRAMLAAGRIEYGIAIENKRQPFLNSQTTLAGCEAEVRFADGLDGLQSGEADGLSICGMGGRSVVGILSAHPDRVPPLVVIQPNRDVDRVRQWGIESGYHLVDETIAVGHWPYEILRFERADIDRDPAYDGLDREAALMFGPHMIRRWRTDFVERLKAELAYLEALDQLTDVAAKRRDVIERLLA, translated from the coding sequence ATGACCGAAACGTTGCCGCGACTGGATCAACGACTGAAAGCCGTCGCGTCGCAGATTCGGTGCCGCGTCCATGCTGATATCGGATCGGATCACGCGCACTTGATTCGTGCGATGCTTGCGGCGGGCCGGATTGAATATGGCATCGCGATCGAAAACAAGCGGCAACCGTTTCTGAATTCACAAACGACATTGGCCGGCTGCGAGGCCGAAGTTCGTTTCGCCGACGGGCTTGATGGACTTCAATCGGGTGAAGCCGACGGGTTGAGCATCTGTGGCATGGGCGGGCGATCAGTCGTTGGAATTCTGTCCGCGCATCCCGATCGGGTGCCGCCGCTGGTCGTGATCCAGCCCAACCGCGACGTCGATCGTGTTCGTCAGTGGGGAATCGAAAGCGGCTATCACCTTGTCGATGAAACCATCGCGGTGGGACATTGGCCGTACGAGATCTTGCGATTCGAACGGGCCGACATTGATCGTGATCCGGCCTATGACGGTTTGGATCGCGAAGCCGCGTTGATGTTCGGGCCGCACATGATTCGTCGATGGAGGACCGATTTTGTCGAGCGATTGAAGGCGGAACTCGCGTACTTGGAAGCCCTGGACCAATTGACCGACGTGGCCGCGAAACGACGCGACGTCATCGAGCGGCTACTGGCCTGA
- a CDS encoding RDD family protein, with product MTMPVYLPTRSMPDCLPREPAPAKLWRRGRHCPALDQRPSINADNQHMHRSGGGHVSLESRQSPPPGDVRRYATDTRTNRNVNLGDNSLGDANYYEPTDYAGFGKRLIAMLIDSIVIVVIGIILWMPFLVLILSEVIQSDPSGIFLLAFLAAIWVYLAPVKRSNFGTIGYRLLGIKLVSAKGGRPSLISMTIRMMMWMFGPFNLVLDLLWLGADTESQSLRDCYLGTYLINRNATPIGSGPVHLTRYNAMGFALAYPRVCRPKQVA from the coding sequence ATGACAATGCCCGTTTACTTGCCGACCCGGTCAATGCCCGATTGCTTGCCGCGTGAACCAGCGCCCGCTAAACTGTGGCGGCGTGGTCGTCACTGCCCGGCACTCGATCAACGCCCGTCCATAAATGCCGATAACCAACACATGCACCGGAGTGGCGGTGGTCACGTTTCTTTGGAATCACGTCAATCGCCGCCACCCGGTGATGTGAGACGTTATGCGACAGATACTCGGACCAATAGGAACGTAAATTTGGGTGACAACTCGCTAGGAGACGCAAACTACTACGAGCCGACAGACTACGCAGGTTTCGGTAAACGACTAATCGCAATGTTGATTGACTCCATCGTGATTGTCGTGATCGGGATTATATTGTGGATGCCATTCCTTGTTTTGATTTTGTCCGAGGTCATTCAATCCGACCCGAGTGGCATATTCTTGCTCGCATTTCTGGCTGCAATCTGGGTCTATCTCGCACCAGTGAAAAGATCAAATTTCGGAACTATTGGATACCGACTACTGGGAATCAAACTGGTGTCAGCGAAGGGTGGACGTCCCTCGTTAATCAGCATGACAATTCGGATGATGATGTGGATGTTTGGACCGTTTAACCTTGTTCTAGATCTTTTGTGGCTTGGTGCGGACACAGAGAGCCAATCCTTGCGTGATTGCTACCTCGGCACGTACCTCATAAATCGGAATGCCACTCCCATTGGCAGTGGTCCCGTTCATTTGACGCGATACAATGCAATGGGTTTCGCACTCGCCTATCCGCGAGTTTGTCGCCCAAAACAAGTCGCATAA
- a CDS encoding M48 family metalloprotease: MHLYYFLVVIVSLSCGSLPPGDINPVSAALATAGMVTAWIILSHVAARTVANYVREEKIQPLAGADWLEKQLAAFRWIGLGVAVLCLAGFGLARAIPAIPWVADSMFLQSILLMVPALAIATGTWSAEHYYGALLGYTARGPKNHVQSVWQSFRAGMAWLVVPVLFLLGMADLIGRLPISPSASAIVTVVTIGAFVVLGLPWMIRHLFKTESIDGPTEQWVNELMQAAGVRRTRAVRWNTGHSAFNAMVAGFVPPLRTLLLSDRLLDELPRPQIAMVVLHEAAHLRRRHVPMRMLAVLPAWGAGALLTRMTSQQSWSLAAGSVVGILLTMMILRWVAYRTEYDADVQACQTAASIGSGPGGIDGVPNTVEEATDALAAALMRVTFDQPANRKPTWMHPGVADRIAWMRTQCETPIIHTFAKVS; the protein is encoded by the coding sequence TTGCATCTCTATTATTTCTTGGTCGTGATCGTTTCACTGAGCTGCGGATCGTTGCCGCCCGGCGATATCAACCCGGTTTCGGCAGCACTGGCGACGGCCGGCATGGTCACCGCCTGGATCATCCTCAGCCACGTGGCCGCGCGGACGGTTGCCAACTATGTGCGTGAAGAAAAAATCCAGCCACTTGCCGGCGCCGATTGGTTAGAAAAACAACTGGCTGCTTTTCGCTGGATCGGTTTGGGCGTTGCTGTTTTGTGTTTGGCCGGATTCGGCTTGGCACGAGCGATTCCGGCGATTCCTTGGGTTGCCGATTCGATGTTTTTGCAATCGATCCTGTTGATGGTTCCCGCATTGGCGATCGCAACGGGGACTTGGTCAGCCGAACACTATTACGGCGCCTTGCTGGGATACACGGCGCGGGGCCCCAAGAATCACGTTCAATCGGTTTGGCAATCGTTCCGCGCCGGGATGGCTTGGTTGGTTGTTCCCGTGTTGTTCTTGTTGGGGATGGCGGACTTGATCGGACGGTTGCCGATTAGCCCCTCGGCGTCAGCCATCGTGACGGTCGTTACGATCGGAGCGTTTGTCGTTCTGGGATTGCCGTGGATGATTCGTCACTTGTTCAAGACCGAATCGATTGATGGTCCGACGGAACAGTGGGTGAATGAACTGATGCAAGCAGCGGGCGTTCGTCGCACTCGCGCGGTGCGTTGGAACACAGGCCATTCGGCGTTTAACGCGATGGTGGCTGGTTTTGTTCCACCGCTGCGAACGTTGCTGTTGTCGGACCGATTGCTTGACGAGTTGCCGCGGCCACAAATCGCGATGGTCGTCTTGCACGAAGCGGCTCACTTGCGACGGCGGCACGTGCCGATGCGGATGTTGGCCGTGTTACCGGCGTGGGGCGCCGGCGCGTTGTTGACGCGAATGACGAGCCAGCAATCGTGGTCGCTGGCGGCCGGCAGCGTCGTCGGCATCTTGTTGACGATGATGATCTTGCGCTGGGTCGCCTATCGGACCGAATACGATGCCGACGTTCAAGCTTGCCAAACCGCCGCCTCGATCGGAAGCGGCCCGGGCGGCATCGACGGTGTGCCCAACACGGTCGAGGAAGCCACCGACGCCTTGGCGGCCGCACTGATGCGGGTGACGTTCGACCAACCGGCCAACCGCAAACCGACGTGGATGCACCCGGGCGTGGCCGATCGTATCGCATGGATGCGAACCCAATGCGAAACGCCAATTATCCACACGTTCGCAAAAGTGTCTTAG